The following is a genomic window from Acidimicrobium ferrooxidans DSM 10331.
GTCGACCATCCCGCGGTTGCCGAGGCCGCGGTGATCGGAAGGGCCGACCCCATCACTGGCCAAGCGATCGCGGCCTTCGTGACGCTGCGCGCCGGCATCGTCGGTGACGACGCCCTCCTCGCGGCCCTCCGAGACCACGTCGCCGAGCGCATCGGCAAGATCGCCCGACCGGCCTCCATCGTCTTCACCGACGAGCTGCCAAAGACGCGCTCCGGCAAGATCATGCGCAGGCTCCTGCGCGACATCTCCGAGCAACGCCAGCTCGGCGACGTGACCACCCTGGCCAATGCGGACGTCGTCGCCGAGATCGCTGCGCGCGCCCAGGCACAGCAGACACCTTCCGACGATCGTTGAGACGGAGGCACCCGATGGGGTGCCACGAGCAGCACGAAAGAGCAGCAGCACCCACGTGGGTGCTGCGACCAATCGCCCGACACGGCCACAGCGCCCGCACGGACGTGTCGGGGTCAGCCGCGCCACCCGCGCGGGCAGCCAGCATCGTTGGCTGCAGCATCACAGGGGGAAAGGAAACCATACCGATGACCATGACTGACGCCCACACCGAGGTGGAGGTCTCGTCCGTCAAGGCGACCGCGGACCCGGGCCCGCTCGGGCTCGCTGGCTTCGCACTCACGACATTCGTACTCAGCACGATCAACGCCGGGATCGTATCGGGCACCCTCGTCGGTGTCGTTCTGCCCCTCGCGTTGTTCTACGGCGGTCTCGCCCAACTCCTGGCGGGGATGTGGGAGTTCAAGCGAGCGAACGGCTTCGGCGCGGTTGCGTTCACCACGTACGGTGCGTTCTGGATGTCGTTCGCTGCGTACGCCTACTACATCTTGCCGAAGCTGCCAGCGGCGACGGCCTACCAAGCGACCGGGCTCTACCTGCTCGCATGGACCATCATCACGGTGATCCTGTTCGTCGCGACGCTCGGGCTGACGCCCTTCTTGAAGATCCTCTTCGCACTGCTGGCCCTGACGTTCCTCGCGCTGACCATCGGGGCGCTTGGCCAGTCGACGTCGATGACCAAGATCGGCGGTTACCTCGGCATCATCACCGCGATCATCGCCTGGTACGGCGTGCTCGCCAACCTCACGAACCAGGCCTTCAAGCGCCGGGTTCTGCCCCAGTAGTACCGCGCGCTCGCTGAGCCTGAAACATCGCCGCCAACGGGGACGGTCCGAGGACCTCCCCAATGGCGGCGATGGCGCGTTCACGGCCCGCCCCATCGCCAGCTGCCACCGCGTCGGCGAGCTCCTCGAGCAGCGCAGGCAGCGCGTCGAGCTCGACGAGCTGATTGAGCGTGCGGATCTGGCGAGCCTCACGGCGTAAGCCCGTCGCATCGTCCGCTCCAAGGGCCACCGCTGCGCGCTCGATCGCGCTCACCACCGTCCGCTGCTTCCGTCCGTCCATCGCTCATCCTCCCGAGTGCGAGACGACGCTCCGACGAGGCCACCCTCGCCGCGAGCCTCCCGCGCCCTCGCGCGGCCCACCCATCCGTCGCCGGGTGGAGCGCTTCACTGCCCACGCGAACCGGTGCTCGAGACGCGCTCTGGCCGAGCCCCCGTGGTGATTCCGTCGGCTGCGCGCTTCGATGGCGCGCTGCCACCTCGGGCCACCGTCCGCCTGAGCGCCCCGACCCACGAGGTGAGCCTACGTGGGCGGATGGCCGTCGCGACGCGACGATGACTCGAGGATCGCAGCGACGACGAGCGCGACCTCGCGCACCTCGATCGCGAACGCCGCGAGATCAGCCACCGACCCCGAGTGGTGTCGTAACGCATCGGCCACCGCCTCACGCATCACCGGATCGAGGTGACGCTCGAGCACGTCGAGGAGGCGTTCGGTGACGGCCCCCTCGTCGTCGAGCACCAAGCCGAGCGCTTCCGCGTCGCGCTTCGTCAGGCGGCCCACCGTGCGTAGGCTAGCGCTCGTCCCAGCGAGCCACGATCTCGTCGGCGAGCAGACGACCGCGCACCGTGAGGCGACGTCGTCCGGGCGCGCCTTCCTCGAAGAACGCAGCCGCCCAGGCCGGGACGGCCTCCTCGTCGATCCCGTCGCGCTGACGGAGGGCGAGGTAACGAGCCTCGAGGACACGGGCGCTCGATGAAAGCACCTCGAGCCCCTCCGTCGGCACGAGACCCGCCCGCACCCGCTCACGCCACCTCGGCCAGCTCGCCACGTTCCACGAGCGCACAGGATCACGAAACGAATGCGCGCTCGGTCCGAGCCCGAGATAGGCGCCACCACCCCAGTAGGTCTGGTTGTGTCGCGACTCCTGGCCGGGGCGGGCCCAGTTCGAGATCTCGTACCACGCATAACCAGCCGCCCCGAGGACGGCATCGGCGACCTCGTAGCGGCGAGCCTGTGTCTCATCGTCGACCCGGAGCGACCGAAAGCGCGTGCCCGGCTCGACGGTGAGGGCGTAGGTCGAGACGTGCCCAATGCCGAGGTCGACGACGCCGGCCAAGGTGCGTCGCCACGACGCGTCATCCTCCAGCGGGTCACCGAAGATGAGATCGACGCTCACCCTGAGGTCTGCGAACGCCTCGACGACCGCACGGATCCGTCCGAGCGCATCTGCTGCGTTGTGTCCACGGCCGAGGTGGGCGAGCACGCGGTCGTCGAGCGACTGCAGCCCAACCGAGATGCGCCCGACACCGGCCTCCCGCCACCTCGCAACCCGCCCCACGGAGAGATCCTCGGGATTGACCTCGATGGTGACCTCGGCGCCGGAGACGGGGCGCGCGAGCCGAATCAGCCTCGCGACCGCGCCGTCATCGAGGTAGGAGGGCGTCCCCCCACCGAGAAAGACCGAGGTGGCGCAGAAGCGTTCGTCGACGAGGCCCTCCTCGACGCGGTTGGCAAGCTCGCGTT
Proteins encoded in this region:
- a CDS encoding acetate uptake transporter, producing the protein MTMTDAHTEVEVSSVKATADPGPLGLAGFALTTFVLSTINAGIVSGTLVGVVLPLALFYGGLAQLLAGMWEFKRANGFGAVAFTTYGAFWMSFAAYAYYILPKLPAATAYQATGLYLLAWTIITVILFVATLGLTPFLKILFALLALTFLALTIGALGQSTSMTKIGGYLGIITAIIAWYGVLANLTNQAFKRRVLPQ
- a CDS encoding coproporphyrinogen-III oxidase family protein, which codes for MSVDGRDEPLREAALYVHVPFCRRRCAYCDFSVAIREPDRDFVDDVERELANRVEEGLVDERFCATSVFLGGGTPSYLDDGAVARLIRLARPVSGAEVTIEVNPEDLSVGRVARWREAGVGRISVGLQSLDDRVLAHLGRGHNAADALGRIRAVVEAFADLRVSVDLIFGDPLEDDASWRRTLAGVVDLGIGHVSTYALTVEPGTRFRSLRVDDETQARRYEVADAVLGAAGYAWYEISNWARPGQESRHNQTYWGGGAYLGLGPSAHSFRDPVRSWNVASWPRWRERVRAGLVPTEGLEVLSSSARVLEARYLALRQRDGIDEEAVPAWAAAFFEEGAPGRRRLTVRGRLLADEIVARWDER